DNA from Peromyscus leucopus breed LL Stock chromosome 3, UCI_PerLeu_2.1, whole genome shotgun sequence:
AACCGATTTCATCTAGTGAGACATACGTGATCTAGATGGAATTGTACTGTACAGGTTTCAACATCTGCACAATGTGTCTACCTTATAAAAGGAATACATCTGGAGAAAGTAAGATGATACACACCAGATGGGTGGCCAGTGGCCAGTCAGTGGTGAGTACTCAATGAGTACTAGCCATTACTTATGTACAATTACTATTCCAGATAGACATTGAATGCTGATTTTCTTTGAACCCCAGTTCCTAAAAGGGTCCATTGTCCTCCATCTCATCACAGGGACATGCGGTGGAACAAGGGAACCATTCTAAAGGCCTCTGTGGACTACATCCGAAAGTTGCAACGGGAACAGCAACGTGCAAAGGACCTTGAAAACCGGCAGAAGAAGCTGGAACACGCTAACCGGCATCTGCTGCTCAGAGTACAGGTATCTGCCCTGTGCTATGTAAAGTGATTTCAGGACAAGAGGAAGGAGAATGTAGTGAGTCCTGAAGGAGCTGGAGACACAGTCTTGGTATTTGTGAATTTACCTACTGGTAAAACATTGTTGGTAACTCAAAATTAATGCTAATGCCACTTTCACAGTCGCTCCTGGGCATGTGCAGAGTGTCAAATCCGAGTTGCCTGCAGTCTCTTTTCCAGAAGGCTGAGCCCCACGCAGGTCCAGGGCTTTTTGTAGCAGTCCTCTGAGTTACAGCCTAAGTGTCTTGTCTCCACAGTGTTGTGAGTTTTGTTGGGGATTTTTCATCTTACCGTGGCCCCCAAGCCCAAGCATCATTAGAAACGTGTATGCTTCCTAAGGCCAAGAAGGTTACGATGTGCTGTCTGGGTATCAGACAAGCTTCACCCAGCCAGTCGTTAGTACTCCTGGATGGTGTTCAGTGTGAATGAATCTGCATTGCATTCTCCTTGAGGGTGGGCATCATGAACATTGAACACCCATCTTCCCAGGACTCCCCAACACTTCACATTTCCCCCCAAGATAACACATTTGCTGTGGCTGCAGTGATCCTCAGTCACGGAGCCAGGAGGAAGAAGGTAGCAGTCCCCTAGGGCTGGCCTTTATAATCCAGAAGGCTAAATAGAGGCTAGATGTAACTTGAACATCTTTCTCCCGCCTCCCCTCCTctaatttgttatttgtttaacTTTACATCTCTTCTATAAAACCGCCTCAGGTATTTACGTATCTGGTGCTTGGGTACCTATTTATAAAGGGAGCTTATGATACTCCCttgttaaattattaaaatatagtaaGTTTTCCCAAAGAGAAGCTCAGTTTGGTTTTGTGTTCAGGTTCCAAGCTTGCATATTCATATTAAATATGAATGTTGTGAAATATGGACCTTGGCAATTCCATGGCAGTGTCATCTCAGCCTTCTCCTGCTGATCCTGAGGCTGGCTTTACCACTTTTGCCTGTCAGGGAAAATCATTAATTAGGCAAGCTCTACAGTACCACAAAGCCTTAGAGCTCTGCATGAGATTTAACACCTCATTTAGAAACTGAAGTAACTGTTTTAATCtgttgataaacacttttagtTAAACAACAAAGGAGTACAGTATGATGTTTGCGTCTCCCTGAGGTAACAAGcaaatttatttgcttgttttttgaaaaGACGAGCTGCACTCCAGTTCTTCATGGCGGTGTAGTTTCAAGGGCCTGGGTTTTCGGCCAAGGCCTGGGGCCTTCCCTTCATTTTCAGTCCAAGTGATGCATGCTGAAATCTTCATGGAAGAAAGAGCAGCGAGCCTTATTATCAGGAGAATTGTTTTCTTAGATAGCCCAGGGCTTCAGCATGATGCCTAGAGAGGCTTGTTTCCAGAGCTGGTCTGAAGGAGCAGGCAGACACTCATGTGGCATGCCATACTCAGGCGTCCCTCATTCATACTGCTTCCAGAGTAGGAGCTCACAGATCCGACAGTTTTAACACAGACCAACCATAGCTTTGCCCACACATGTGGGCCAAGCTGAGAGGCCATGTCATGTGCCAAGTCCCTTTGCTCTCTCTCATGAATTGAAAGGACACACTTCCCATCTCCACTTTATTTTGTCACAAATTTAGGACAGCATTCACATGTGGAAGAAGAATTGGGGGTCCCTGCTGTTCACTTTAGGAATATGTAAGAGGGGAGCATGGATTGAAGGCGTCTTGAAGTGAGGTCTGAGAAGTGACCGACTAACACAGTGTGTCAGTCGGCTAGTGCCGCTGTGCAGAAGGCCACTGAGCAGGGGAGGTTAAGTAGCAGGCATTAGCTTGCTCACTGTTTTGGAGGATGTCAGAGATCAACCGTGCTAGCAGGATTGGTTTCATTTTATCTTAACCTCCTCTCCGAAGATCCTGTGTGCCGATCTTCGCACAGTTTGAGGAACTAGAGTTAGGACTTAAGTGTATGTATTTAGAAGCAAGGTTCAGCCCATTGTAAGAAAACACAGCTCATTATAAGAGATCAGTCATGTTATAGATGAGAACTTTCCCGCTGAATTCAAAAATAAAGGTTTCCCTTTGCCAGGGTGAGATGGGTTAGATTTCACCAAGCTCTGGTGGCTTGTATGGAACATGGAGAGTGTTTACTTCATGGCACCATTGGTGTCTTAGTAACCAGAACCCAGAAGAAATAGCTACTGTTTCTGTTACACCCAAACAGTTGAGTACTTACATCTTACCAGCTTGGTAACAATTTGAAGGAAATGCAAATAACTGAAAAACAAGcatgttgtttgatttttttagtgGTTACTAATACATAGTGTTTCTAGAGATTGTCCAATTCATGGAAACCTTGGGTTAGATGGTAAGCCACCCTTGCCTCCCATCCCATGTCAGTGCTCCTGAAGTCCTTGTCACTCCAGCCTCTCCAGAAACCTATGTGGAAGTGCCATGAGGCCTCCAAGAAGTGTGTATGTGCAGGCTCACCCTGAAAGTGGGAACTGCTGAAACTGAGGACTGAAATGTGGGTAGCACACTTGCCCTGAAACTGGGGACTGAAAATGATGGAGCACACTCACACTGAAAATGGGGATTGAAAAGTTTGTGGCACACTTACGCCAAAACTGGGCACTGAAAAGTGTGTAACACCCTTGTGCTAAATCAGGCTACCACCTGGGATTTGGGTAGTTGTTGAgagagtgccaccattttccttGAAATCTTAAGCTATCTCCCAAGCAGTTTATATGCCCTTGTTTTACTATTTACTCGGTATTATATTTCTGTTAGTTCTCATTTTACTCCTTTATTAACATATCTGCCTTTTACAAAAAGATGAGTTTCCTTCTAACGTTTTTCATACATGTGAATCATAGACCatccccattaccctctcttgtcccACCCAGGTGCCTTCCACTGGCACTTCTTTATCCCCTCTGGAGTGCCCCTTCTACCCCGTGtcttatgcatacacataaacttTAAGAAACCCAGATTCTACCCTTGAGAGAAAACACAGTCTGGCTTATTGTATTTCTCTCAGTGATCTCCATGTGCATTCATTTTCCCGAAAATGATTTCGGTGTTTCTTCAGAGCCGAATAAAGCTCTATTGTGTAGGTGTATCACATCTTCTTTATCGGTTCACGTAGGCTGACCGCATCTTGGCCATTGTAAGCAGcacagcaataaacatggctgCGCAAGTATCTCTATGTTGTGCTGACTTAGAGTCCTTCAGGAACGTGCCCCAGGGTGTGATGCGGGCCATGGGGTAGTTCTGTTTTAGTTCTCCACATTGACTGCTACAGTAGCTGCGTCAGTTTACATCCCCACCAGCAATGTGTAAGGATTCCTGTCTCCCCACACCTTTGCCAGCATTTGCtgtaggtgggttttttttgttttgttttgttttgtttttgactatGGCCAGTCTGACCTGGGTGGGTAGCTTTGTTTTAATCCTTAATATCTGCAAGAGAGTGATTCTATTTGtaattcataataaaatacataataccATCTAAAAGGATATTTTCTATACAACAAATGCCACCTGTCCTGTATTTTGGGAAGTGCagaatttgttatttaaaagCAGCAACCTTTAATAATTTATAACAAGTTGTCCCTAggttctgattttttaaaaatagaaaatagacttCAATTATTAAAAGCAGTCTCAGGAGCCGTACAGTACAATAGAATGCAAACCCCAGACAGCTCTACACATCACCTGACCATGGGGTCCCGCTGATCATCAACATGGGCACCACAGTGGCCCCTTTGTTAGAGCtggcttctccttcccctccaaaGCCTTGGGTAGGGACACTCACGGTAATGCATATTCCATGGATTTGGACAACTGCGCATAACACCCACCTGCACAGCTTCAGTGCAGTGGAAGTTGGCCGTGCACATGCGCCTACTTAACTGTCCGACTTTGACCTTTCTGCAGGAGCTTGAGATGCAGGCTAGAGCACATGGACTTTCCCTTATCCCATCCACTGGTCTCTGCTCACCGGATCTGGTGAACCGCATCATCAAGCAAGAGCCGGTCCTTGAGAACTGCAGCCAGGAACTTGTCCAGCACCAGGCAGACCTGACGTGTACAACGACCCTGGATCTCACGGACGGTACCATCACCTTCACCAACAACCTTGGCACCATGCCGGAGAGCAGCCCGGCCTATAGCATCCCCAGGAAGATGGGCTCCAACTTGGAAGACATCCTGATGGACGATGCCCTCTCGCCGGTTGGCATCACCGACCCGCTGCTGTCGTCAGTGTCCCCAGGAGCTTCCAAAACGAGCAGTCGGAGGAGCAGTATGAGTGCAGAAGAAACGGAGCATGCGTGTTAGCGAGCTCACCCTGCTCTGTGCTGCCTCTGCGCAAactgcttcctctcttcttcagTAGACTCCAAAACTTACCTGAAGAGGTTTTCTTGATAATTTTCCTTTAATATGAATTTTTCATGCTTTATCAGTAGCCcaggatatattttatttttagaatttttgtgAGCCAGACTTGTATATTCTATTTTACAACTACAAAGGCCTCCAAAGTATTGTACCATCAGCGTGCAGTATCTGTGAACTGATTTCTCGAAGTGTGAGCTTTCTGAGCAAGGGGACATTTGCTTCAGAGAAGTGTCTGTCCATTTTCATTCAGGGGAAAACTAAACTTGGTGTGAGCTTTGTCTGTCTGTGACCTCCTTGGAAACTAACATGTAAAGTTTAATTACATGAAtgtaaagaaaccaaaagaagaaaacgaagatgatgatgatgaaaaaaaGTGGAAAAGACATCCAAGCCCTCTCCACATCATAAATGCATTGATTCCCTGGTACTGCCTTAAAGACATAGGGCCCTCCCAGCATCTTTGTACTGAAAACTACTCAAAGGAAGATACATTACATAAAGACAAATATATCGGTCAATTTCATGAGGATTGTCTGGTTAGAAAATGTAACTTATGCTAACCCAAACTGAAGGGAGATATTAGACCAAGACATGAAACATAGGACCTAACCTTTCTGGCTTTTATTGGGCGCAGTTACAGTTTTCCTCATAAATAAGTGTGATTCGATTTTTCataagatgtgttttattttgaaatgaaaatgaatgtcctCTCTGAGAAAAATATCAAGGAGCACCGGAagtttgcttcatttttctttttcatttttgcttttgataAAGACAGCCGAACTGGGCACATTTCTAATTggctttactatttttatttttaaattatgttttagtCATTTTGATGGTATAGATTCtttattatcatcatttttttcaatgtttgtaTTAATTTGTAAGAATATGCATCTTGAAATGGtgagttttcaatatttttacaACTCACTGATAGTTCTCGGCATTCTTTGTACACCCATGAAAGACTACTTTTACGCAAGTCTTGTGTTCAAAGAGagctttgcaaatattttgtatattccaGTATCACTTGAAACTGTTTTTCAACACATTTAAGGTATAGTATTAATAGGTTAAAAACCAGGCTTTCTAGAAAGAAATACTTACATATGCATTTCTAGGATATGAAAATAACTATATTCTTGAAGACTGATAACCACAGCATTTACTGTGCCCACAGTGGTCATTTAAATTGAGATTTATTTCAGTCAACTGGCTGGATTCTTTTTAAAGAGGGAAATACTGTATTGGCAAATTACTTGATAACAATGTTTAAACCAAGAGGCAACATTGTAAAGTTAGTTTCTGTGCATTACCTACTTGCGTAGCCCTATGCAATAACTGTAGAGTTATACGTATCAAGTCTATATGTTTTATACAGATGATATATAGTGTTACATGCCAGGCTGCTGAATGGAATTTCTCAGTAGCAACCTATGATTGGATAGTGAGTGGCATAAAGCATATCCTTTCAGAATGAAGTGCCTTAAATATCTCAGCAGTCTTTTTTGGACCAGCACTGACTGATCTGTAAAGTAAGAAAGTTTCAAGATGGTATCTGGAGTGAAGAGAGAAGATGTAGCATGGTGCCTCTGTAGACATTCTAAGAGCTTCCAATTTCCCTTcagatatttttaatatgaaatatattttactgACAGTGCCAAATTCTTTCATCAGAAAACCTTTTTCAGgaaggttttttctttctttcttttttttttaaagtgtttaaacgTCAAATGTGAATTGGTGATGGGTGATGGAGAGATCCAGGAGGAGTGATTGTCAGATGTATGAATGGATGGCTTTGGTGAGAATTGTCAATGTGCGGTTCCCATGCATGTTGGGTAATGCAAATCCTTGGAAACACTGATGATGCTATCCAGTCTTGTAGCTTTATTACTTAAGGGGGTAGGGAAAATAAGTTCCCATTCTTTCAACCTCCTTAAGTGTGTGACTTTTCCTAGAATAGAAATGCAAATGTGCATGAACAGATAATTGTACCATAGTGTTCACCAATACAATCATAGCattgtctgtttttctcttcatatttgtgggggggggagggctggatGCAGAAATTGAAGATCGCAATGCTATGATTCTAGTTTTTCTTAGTTGATTCTgacgtttttttttctttttaaataattgaacAAGGTTTCACAAGGTTGACTAACCCACGGCTGAGTGACTATGGCCAAGGCAGAGCGACTTTCTAGAAAGCTTTGTTGGGAGAAAGTATGGCATATTGCACCGCTCCCCTGATTTGTAACCTCCTGGGCTTGTCATCGCGGCCTTTCCTGGCGCCTTCGTCAGAAGACACAGCCGCTGGGAGAGGCGGGCAAGCAATTTGGAGGCTGCCACGTGGgggtggttttatttatttcttttgtgccaGCGAGAATGTGGATTCTTTCAGGGACCGGTTAAGCTAAGAGGCAGTATTTTTGCTCACTGTTCTTAAGGAAAGAAAGATCCATgccactcccccacccctgggTGCAGAATTGTGACTCAGGGTTGTACCTCCGTTTGGAGTGCTCAATATACCAAAATTATCTACCTTCCTCTGGGTAACATAATGGAAATACCAAACCTTCTAACTttgccaaaacaacaacaacaaaaaactactcAACCAATCTGGTCATACCCAGATCATAACACAGTTCAGTCTGGTTGTTTATAAACAGTAAAGCAATAAGAACAAATGAAATACACAGGACATTGAAAGATACAAAGCACAAAGGAATGCacttattaatatttttgaaaaatgcaCTGGGGAGAAGTTGATAACAGTATAAACAGCAACCCGACTTCTTGACAACGACAACAAATGACCGTCTCTCGCGGACACTTGCTACTGTAACGTCAATAACAGCCCCTGCTGTTGGGTGCGGCAATCCTTTCTGTATGTCCACAGCACTGTATATTATGATTGATATTAATGTATCCAATGAAATAATT
Protein-coding regions in this window:
- the Mitf gene encoding microphthalmia-associated transcription factor isoform X10 — encoded protein: MLEMLEYSHYQVQTHLENPTKYHIQQAQRHQAFYKFEEQSRAESECPGMNAHSRASCMQMDDVIDDIISLESSYNEEILGLMDPALQMANTLPVSGNLIDLYSNQGLPPPGLTISNSCPANLPNIKRELTESEARALAKERQKKDNHNLIERRRRFNINDRIKELGTLIPKSNDPDMRWNKGTILKASVDYIRKLQREQQRAKDLENRQKKLEHANRHLLLRVQELEMQARAHGLSLIPSTGLCSPDLVNRIIKQEPVLENCSQELVQHQADLTCTTTLDLTDGTITFTNNLGTMPESSPAYSIPRKMGSNLEDILMDDALSPVGITDPLLSSVSPGASKTSSRRSSMSAEETEHAC